DNA from Ictalurus punctatus breed USDA103 chromosome 7, Coco_2.0, whole genome shotgun sequence:
ttcaatcaccttcttcctcatcatttctggaatttctttcaactttgacATAGGGTGTTACTGCacaagaccttttaaccaacttcatgttgctgaaaaagttctatttaagtgttgatttgattgaaccagtaatcaggcctggttacgtcaagtccagctgaaccccattatgaatgcagtttcatagatttggggaattggtAACTACAGGgacatacattttcacacaggctcagttggtattggataacgtttttgcttcaataaatagcattatcatttaaaaactgtattttgcatttattcagGTTGTCTTTGGTTTATCTTAGATTGTTTTAATTtcgaaactatttagtatgagagagacaaaaaaactgaagaaacaaagaatactttttcacagcactgtatatgtatCTCATGTTCAATTATGAGAGCCCTGACACCATAATCATAATCACTTTCACCAATAACAAACTCATGCAGTAATATATTACCCAACAACCAGTTGATTAAACCTAAACCAGCATCTAGAACTGTCTGACACTGAAGGTAGTCTAGAGTACTAGTGAAGGGTCCCAACAGAACTTCTCCCTGCAGTCCAGAGCAGAAAGCGTTGCCATGTCACCGTCACTTAGCTCAAAGTCAAACAAGCACCCGTTCTCCTGCACCCTGTTGGGCTGGCATGATTTCGGCAACACAGGTATGTTTTGCTGCACAGCCCACCTCAGAAGCACCTGAGCGGGAGTTTTTCCATAACGTCCTGCTATCTCGAGAACTAGAGGATCAGAGAGGAGGACGCCTGTCCCCAAGGAGGAGTATGCTTGGAAACATACTCCACTTTTCTCACACAATTCCCTGAGCTCCCTCTGGACCAACCTGGGGTGGAACTCCACCTGGAGAACAGCTGGAATGACTGTGCAGCTCTTCAGCAGCTCCTCCATGTGCTTCACCGTGTAATTCGACACTCCAATGGCACGGAACTTTCCCTCTGCATGGAACTCCTCCAAGGTTGCCCAACTTTGAGCTCGATTTTCAGGGTTTCGCTTATCCTTCACATCCAACCCTTGTGTACCAGGCCAGTGAATAAGAAACAGGTCAatataatctaagcctaattgCTCCAGGCTTCTCAAACAGCCATCCTTGGCTTTCCAACCCTGGTCCTTTGGACTTAATTTAGTCGTTATGAACACTTCAGCTCTGGAAAGCCCATGCTTGGGCAACAAGGTGCAAAGGGCCTGTCCAATGTCTGCCTCGTTGCGGTACACTGCTGCTGTATCGAAAGCTCTGTAGCCTGCTGTTAAGGCAGCATCCACAGTCTGATAAATTTCCTCACGGCCTTGCAAACGGTACGTGCCCAAACCCAACAGTGGCATCTGAACTCCAGTGTTCAGCTGGACACAAGACCTGTGGTCAGTCATGGAGAATCAAGGCTATAGAGCACAGAAGAAGCCCCAGATCTAATCTGATAAACACAGAGTTACAGAGAAATTAGCCCACATTCACATCAGCTGTGAACTATAATATCTGCACATAAAAGTTATAATTCACTCTATAATAGCAGCAACAGCTGTAAATGAAATCTGTATAATAGGTGTACATGAAAGTCTCCATTATACTGATACTGTTTTCCAAAATGCTGGAAACCAAGCTAGAAAGCAAGTACTTTGCCGGAAGAGTGAGAGTGAGCTTTGGTATTGACAgaaattaaaagtaaattatATACAAGTTGCATTCCGAGTATGTTGTCTGCAAATCATCTGCATTTGCACCGGTTTCATTAACAGAGAAAACTTCTTAACCTCCGGCGCAGCTAAGGAATCACCAAGCAGCATGTGACTCCATGTGACAGCCATCCTCTAGACCACAGGCTCCCAACCCAAGTCCTGGAGTACCCCCTGTCCTGCATATTTCAGTGTTTTCCCCTCCTAAACATTTGACTTAACTCAGGAAGCACAGTTAGTCAGGTGAACCAGGTGTGCtaagagcagggaaaacactaaatTGTGCAGGAGAGGGAGTACTCCAGGAACAGGTTTGACAACCTGTACTCTAGAACAGGATCCTTCTCAACCAAACAAAATACTAGACCTACATGTTCAaataattacaacaacaacaacaacaaaggttAAGAAGACAATCCCACCTGAACAAGTCACAGCTAATAGAAAAGGCTTCAATACATTTCCATATAAACAACCCAATGTCAGGATACCCTCAGGTTCAAGACAATTATTATGTAGAATAAAATAATGTACAAATCATATAGTAATGGAAGTGAGTATAGATTCATTAATTTTTGGATAGTCATTTAAATAGTTTGGACACTACCCACTACTCAATGTCACAACATGAGAAAACAATGACTAAACAGTGCACGTGTCCAACATCCCATAATATTTACTACTCGCTACCAAATAATCAGCGGCGCAAAGCAGAGAACGCAGTTAGCAGCAGCAACAATAAACTCATAAATGTATGAATTCAAAAATTACAGTAATTTAGTCTACGAGTCTGAAACCCAACTAAAAGTGACGACAAGTTCTCTAAACGAAACATAGTTTTAAATAGTTAACACTCGAACGTTTCTTCAGTCCTGTGCAGCCATGTTTAGGCTTACCTCAATCACGTGACAATATGGGCGGGACTCTGGTGTTCGTAAACATGGAGACAGCAGAACTACCGCGGCTTATTGGACGCTGAACCGTCCAATCACACGAGCGCGGGATTGACAGCGTTAACTCGCCTCTTCCACTACTGTTTTTAGGAGATTCTCTTGACTGACAGAACATACCGGTGTATCTATATATCCGACTTTCAAaggttttacttctgttttgttttaggATGTTAATACAAGAACAAAATGTGTCATAATTTAGATTCAAATGAACATCCTTATGAGCACTGTAAGCTAATTTCGAATGAAACCATCTGAGAAAAAATGTATAACCGTACCCACAGGTTACACTATATAAAGGATGTACATAATAGGTTTATCCAGGAGATATAGCTGGGTgaaatgttgaggaaaatgTTGATTATTACCAATTCCCTATTACCTATTAACAACATCATGCATTTCTTTCTGTCAGCAGATCAGTCTCTTGAAGTGAAGTAACATCATGCCAATCCAGGCCTTCTCATTCCCTATACCTGAAACCAGATTCTTTCAGGTTGGCCAACATGTCTACAAGTTCAAGATCAGACGAGGAAGTAAAATCAGGCAAGAGAGATGATTAAACACcttgttatacatttttatatgaataatattattaatactacACATTAAACTTACACCgctaaaaaaaatagaaatattcactcaccatccacttcattaggaacacctgtacacctgcacattcatgcagttatctaatcaaccAATTACATAGCAGCACAgttaaaatcactgagatcacattttgttaactgaagctcttgtcttgtatctacatgatttttggtattgtgctgttgtcacatgcacagcaaaatccccagtgttgatttaacacccacagtgttgaatttacaccctacagtgtttatataagtccattggacaaAAATGAGCACTCTGCATGTTAATTCAatactagggattttactgtgtgattggctgattagataactgcatgaatgtgcagttgtacaggtgCTCCTAATAAAATGGATGTTGAGTGTATGTTTTGGGGCATAAACACTCCTTGCCAAAGAACAATCACATGTTTTggttaataagaaaaatagagtacatttatttattcatcttcagtaaccgctttatcctggtcaggtttgCGGTAGATCCAGAAACTCTGggagcactgggagaacatgtgaaactccacacagacatcAACCAAACTTTGATGGATTACATATGCAAATTCACCATATAAAGTTCTTTGTAGTCTAGGGCAGAGCTTTAGGTGGTTATTGACTGGCCCTCTGGCTTCTGCTAGTATATTAACTCTGCTTTCTCATTTGCTTTTGGTGTATTGTAGTCGTGAAGAAGAGATTTTGGACAGTGAGTTTGTCAATGAGGAGCTTGAGGTAACAGAACGAGAACATTATATGAACTATAATAGTTGTATAATAGCTGTATGCGCAAGTCTTCATTATCATAATACTGTCTTACAGAACGCTGTACGAGTTGTACTCGTGAGCCTGGACAATCTTCATCCATTCGCCACACAACATTTCAACATCTTTCCCTGTACGCTATATTCTATGCTTATGAAATACATATATTCATGTGCAATTATAGTCTTCACTCTGTAGCCctgtgcatatatacatatagataaTGAATATTTGAATTCCGTTGCAATAACTGCAGCATTGCCATTGTTTGCTTATTGGTAAAAGTTAGCTGTGAACTGTTGTCCAGAAAAATTTCAGAATGATTCATTACTCTGCCTGCAGATAAGAGTAGGTGGGAGCGTGTGTCAGAGTTGAGATTCAGGAAAGGAGACAAGAAATTAGTTGCTTACCCCTTCCTCATCACACTGTATGTGGAGACAAATGAGCTAATCCCTCCAGTCACAGGTGAATAACACTTAGCATCTTATACATACACATTCCTAAACAACATCATGATAAGCTGTATAATTAGTGCCTGTatcgttttttgtttgtttttttgtcttctagTGAAGCATGCAAACAAATGGGTCCCTTCAGTAAGTTCTTTTCCACCATCTGGTCTGAATTTATACCACACATATAAAGCAACTATTATTCCTTACAGCTTATTATCTTATTAAGCACTTCTCTGCCAAAGTAGTTACATTTCTACCTAAGTATAGTGTTaatgagaataaatattatGTCAGTTAAAGAGAGATCTATAATCACGCACCTCTGTCAGTTTTGACAGTTTTGTTCTGTACGATGGAAAGTGAACTGCCCCAGAGATTGTGAAATACATGTTAaccttatttaaaatgtaaatacataaatgtgAAATTGCTAAacttatatttacttttaattcaGCACATTGCTGATGCTTTAAATCTGTCCATTTCTTTCTGCCTGCTCTTT
Protein-coding regions in this window:
- the zgc:101765 gene encoding glyoxal reductase, producing the protein MTDHRSCVQLNTGVQMPLLGLGTYRLQGREEIYQTVDAALTAGYRAFDTAAVYRNEADIGQALCTLLPKHGLSRAEVFITTKLSPKDQGWKAKDGCLRSLEQLGLDYIDLFLIHWPGTQGLDVKDKRNPENRAQSWATLEEFHAEGKFRAIGVSNYTVKHMEELLKSCTVIPAVLQVEFHPRLVQRELRELCEKSGVCFQAYSSLGTGVLLSDPLVLEIAGRYGKTPAQVLLRWAVQQNIPVLPKSCQPNRVQENGCLFDFELSDGDMATLSALDCREKFCWDPSLVL
- the LOC108267537 gene encoding membrane-anchored junction protein; this encodes MPIQAFSFPIPETRFFQVGQHVYKFKIRRGSKISREEEILDSEFVNEELENAVRVVLVSLDNLHPFATQHFNIFPYKSRWERVSELRFRKGDKKLVAYPFLITLYVETNELIPPVTVKHANKWVPSDRESRSDSPQLPTSCGLSLAYEPKRRRTEEPLEGPLSSDQHYDKMDAHLCLQELPMSEGAEEMVCANEAYADSQESSPGATSPEFHVVEQDALDSKAAEREKLGVLARLTSIIAFPIFLLFRRS